In Syngnathus typhle isolate RoL2023-S1 ecotype Sweden linkage group LG13, RoL_Styp_1.0, whole genome shotgun sequence, the sequence ACAGCTCCTTCCAGTTTGTCTGGTGAAAAGGATTGGGGTTGGCAACGGGGTTGGGCCCCGGCACCGTGGCCTGCGGGACACCAATTTCAGTTCTCTGCTTGGGCTCGGGAGTGGGGGCTTCCTCTGACTGAGAAGGCTCTTTATGGATGAGGGGCTTAATCTGACGAGTGACTGGGTCAAACGTTAGCCTGCGTTCTTTTAACCGTACTGGCTTAGTAGTGTCCTCTATTTTCTGGCCATCTAAGTTAACAGAATAGTCTCTAGAGCGGTACTTCCTCCTCTTACACTCCGAAGCCGAAGTCAGCGCGCCGTCCGTGTCGTCCCAGACGGCCGGGGCTGCTTCGGGCGCGGGCCGATGGAGTTCTGAATTGTTTTGCAGGCGAGGCGGCGTGGGTGAAACCGAAGGGGATTCCAGTGTCATGGATAAGTCTTGTGGGGGCCAATGGGAAGGGGCCTCTGGTGGGGTTGTCCACGGAGTTGAAGACCTATGAGAAGAGTGAGCGCTTTGAGCCAAGGGGGATGCAGGTCGGGGTAAAGGCATGGGTGAATCCCTGGGCGAAGGGCTGGAAACAGATGTTAGCATTTGTGCATATACTGCAGAGCGCTTGGTCGTGGCGTCTTGTTTTGTGCTCCTTGGACTGGTGGAAAGGCCACGGGGACTTCTGGCTTGATAATGCCCACCGCCATCATCCATTCTTGCCTGCTGCTGCATTACAGCAACCTTGATTAAAGACGAAGTGCTCGGGAGTTTGGCCACACCGGGAGAGCTGGGCCGAGGCTTGACGGCATTGACAGGAATTCTGTTGATTTTGTCGTTGTCAAGGTGCTCTATCCGAGATCGGTCAGGGGACGGGACGACCTCCTGGT encodes:
- the crsp7 gene encoding mediator of RNA polymerase II transcription subunit 26 isoform X2; this encodes MVVVLEVITCLEKYPITKEALEETRLGKLINDVRKKTKDEDLAKRAKKLLRNWQKLIEPGPAVATSAPGSTNGSSHPCRTEASPPDISLPAKGVPEVKVRNDVHNTYSPKAEKSSSRKRRAEHKDSGVHLPEKMSKLSPYDNSVSPPPTNGIAASPDTLLDQEVVPSPDRSRIEHLDNDKINRIPVNAVKPRPSSPGVAKLPSTSSLIKVAVMQQQARMDDGGGHYQARSPRGLSTSPRSTKQDATTKRSAVYAQMLTSVSSPSPRDSPMPLPRPASPLAQSAHSSHRSSTPWTTPPEAPSHWPPQDLSMTLESPSVSPTPPRLQNNSELHRPAPEAAPAVWDDTDGALTSASECKRRKYRSRDYSVNLDGQKIEDTTKPVRLKERRLTFDPVTRQIKPLIHKEPSQSEEAPTPEPKQRTEIGVPQATVPGPNPVANPNPFHQTNWKELSRNEIIQSYLNLQSNVLTSSGVQAQSAHFFMSQYLKREEQEVKESRQMHVMQVDSPALDLPGVSRDVNDDDLDRIHNQHWPGVNGCLDTKDTWYDWTECISLDPHGDESKLNILPYVCLD